In one Pseudomonas fitomaticsae genomic region, the following are encoded:
- a CDS encoding SDR family oxidoreductase, translating to MNNKKVVLVVGAGDATGGAIAKRFAKEGFIACVTRRSAEKLQPLVEAIQANGGEAHGFACDARKEEDVIALIEDIETRLGPIEAFVFNIGANVPCSILEETARKYFKIWEMACFSGFLNAREVAKRMVTRSRGTILFTGATAGLRGASGFAAFAGAKHGIRALAQSMARELGPMNIHVAHVVVDGAIDTDFIRDNFPEKYATRDQDGILNPDHIAENYWYLHSQPRDAWTFELDLRPWNERW from the coding sequence ATGAATAACAAGAAGGTCGTATTGGTTGTCGGTGCAGGCGATGCCACGGGCGGAGCCATTGCCAAGCGTTTTGCCAAGGAAGGTTTCATCGCTTGCGTTACGCGGCGCAGTGCCGAGAAATTGCAGCCATTGGTGGAAGCGATTCAGGCGAACGGTGGCGAAGCCCACGGTTTTGCCTGCGATGCGCGCAAGGAAGAAGATGTAATTGCACTGATCGAAGACATCGAAACCCGCCTCGGTCCGATTGAAGCATTCGTTTTCAACATCGGCGCCAACGTGCCCTGCAGCATCCTCGAAGAAACCGCCCGCAAGTATTTCAAGATCTGGGAAATGGCCTGCTTCTCCGGGTTTCTCAATGCCCGGGAAGTCGCCAAACGGATGGTGACCCGTAGCCGCGGCACCATTCTGTTCACCGGCGCGACTGCCGGATTGCGCGGTGCCTCCGGCTTCGCCGCGTTTGCCGGAGCCAAGCACGGTATCCGGGCTCTGGCACAGAGCATGGCCAGAGAGCTTGGCCCGATGAACATCCACGTCGCCCACGTCGTGGTCGACGGCGCCATCGATACCGATTTCATCCGCGACAATTTCCCTGAGAAATATGCCACCAGGGATCAGGACGGTATTCTCAATCCCGACCACATCGCCGAGAACTACTGGTATCTGCATAGCCAGCCACGGGACGCCTGGACGTTCGAGCTGGATCTGCGTCCGTGGAATGAACGCTGGTAA
- a CDS encoding 2-hydroxychromene-2-carboxylate isomerase, which yields MSKTVEFYFDLGSPATYLAYTQLPKICAETGSQLICIPMLLGGVFKATGNASPAMIPAKGRYMFQDLDRYAKRYGVPLKFNPHFPINTLMLMRAVTGIQLRHPDRFLAFIDCLFKALWVEGRALDEPATVAAVLTEHGFNPEEVLALTNDEAVKAALKDNTETAVKRGVFGAPSMFIDNQLFFGQDRLDFVVEALR from the coding sequence ATGAGCAAAACCGTGGAATTCTATTTTGATCTCGGCAGCCCCGCCACCTACCTGGCGTATACCCAGCTGCCGAAAATTTGCGCCGAAACCGGCAGCCAGTTGATCTGCATTCCGATGTTGCTCGGCGGCGTCTTCAAAGCCACCGGAAACGCGTCGCCAGCAATGATCCCGGCCAAGGGTCGCTATATGTTTCAGGATCTGGACCGCTACGCCAAACGCTATGGCGTGCCCCTGAAATTCAACCCGCATTTCCCGATCAATACCCTGATGTTGATGCGTGCGGTCACCGGCATTCAACTGCGTCATCCCGATCGCTTCCTGGCATTCATCGATTGCCTGTTCAAGGCACTGTGGGTTGAAGGCCGCGCTCTTGATGAACCGGCAACAGTTGCCGCCGTGCTGACCGAGCATGGCTTCAATCCTGAAGAGGTATTGGCATTGACCAACGATGAAGCAGTCAAGGCTGCGCTCAAGGACAACACCGAGACTGCTGTGAAACGCGGCGTCTTCGGTGCGCCAAGCATGTTCATCGACAACCAGTTGTTCTTCGGTCAGGACCGGCTCGACTTCGTGGTGGAAGCCCTTCGCTAA
- a CDS encoding TetR/AcrR family transcriptional regulator translates to MRYSASHKLETKEKLLQSSSLSAKKTGFSSMGVDGLMKAIGLSGAAFYSHFSSKDALFAAIVERELCQSLERLGGQGTQDRERLERCLKLYLNMAHVEQPELGCALPALGAEIARSDIVVREQAELWICKLQESWAQILESDSLAWAILSQCVGALVVARMLASPKIQQRVLKSCHEEIGHQLAASRVQ, encoded by the coding sequence ATGCGTTACTCCGCCAGTCACAAGCTGGAAACCAAAGAAAAGCTTCTGCAAAGCAGCTCGCTGTCTGCGAAAAAGACCGGGTTTTCATCAATGGGCGTCGACGGCCTGATGAAGGCGATCGGCCTGAGCGGGGCGGCGTTCTACAGTCATTTCTCGTCCAAGGACGCCTTGTTCGCGGCTATCGTCGAGCGAGAGCTGTGCCAGAGTCTTGAACGTTTGGGCGGGCAGGGTACGCAGGATCGCGAACGGCTGGAGCGGTGCCTGAAGCTGTATCTGAACATGGCCCATGTCGAGCAACCTGAGCTGGGCTGCGCATTGCCTGCACTGGGCGCCGAGATAGCGCGGTCGGATATTGTTGTGCGGGAGCAGGCCGAGCTGTGGATTTGCAAGCTTCAGGAAAGTTGGGCGCAGATTCTGGAAAGCGACAGCCTGGCGTGGGCCATTCTGTCGCAATGCGTCGGGGCACTGGTGGTGGCGCGTATGCTGGCGTCACCGAAGATTCAGCAGCGGGTGCTGAAGTCCTGTCATGAAGAGATCGGGCACCAGCTCGCCGCTTCGCGAGTGCAGTAG
- a CDS encoding 2-hydroxyacid dehydrogenase: MNTVALMSRDTLLLKQLQEAFARRAPQLSAVLADDPRAANAQIAACWFPLPGSLAALPNLQVIHSVAAGIDHLEHDPSCPDLPVCRVVDPGHRQGMTEYVRWAVIHFHRGFDQVLEQQRQQHWERPLQRPAHEFRIGVMGLGSLGSAIAQDLASAGYDVRGWARSSKDLSGVQTFAGSDAFNPFLDGVELLINLLPLTHETRGILNRQTFEHLANGAALVNVGRGGHLNIEDLQQALARGKLRGALLDVFEQEPLPADHSLWKTSGVTITPHMASAASHDCIAEQIAENFRRLNAGEPLLNSADRLLGY; the protein is encoded by the coding sequence ATGAACACCGTTGCACTGATGTCCCGCGACACGCTGTTGCTCAAACAATTGCAGGAAGCCTTTGCCCGCCGCGCGCCGCAGCTTTCGGCGGTGCTGGCCGACGATCCTCGGGCGGCGAATGCGCAGATCGCGGCGTGCTGGTTTCCACTGCCGGGCAGCCTTGCCGCGTTGCCCAATCTGCAAGTGATTCATTCGGTGGCCGCCGGAATTGATCACCTGGAACACGATCCTTCATGCCCGGATCTGCCAGTGTGCCGGGTGGTCGATCCAGGTCATCGGCAAGGCATGACCGAATACGTGCGTTGGGCGGTAATTCACTTTCATCGCGGTTTCGATCAAGTGCTGGAGCAACAGCGCCAACAGCATTGGGAACGACCGCTGCAACGCCCGGCGCATGAGTTCCGGATCGGTGTGATGGGCCTCGGCTCGCTCGGCAGCGCGATCGCCCAAGACCTGGCCAGCGCCGGTTACGACGTGCGTGGCTGGGCGCGCAGCAGCAAGGATTTATCGGGCGTGCAGACCTTCGCGGGCTCTGACGCCTTCAATCCATTCCTCGACGGCGTGGAGTTGCTGATCAATCTTTTGCCGCTTACCCATGAGACTCGCGGCATCCTCAATCGCCAGACGTTCGAGCACTTGGCCAACGGTGCGGCACTGGTCAACGTCGGGCGCGGCGGGCACCTGAATATCGAGGATCTGCAACAGGCGCTGGCCCGGGGAAAACTGCGCGGTGCGCTGCTCGATGTCTTCGAACAGGAACCGCTGCCCGCCGATCATTCGCTGTGGAAAACCTCGGGCGTGACCATCACCCCGCACATGGCTTCGGCGGCGTCTCATGACTGCATCGCCGAACAAATCGCCGAGAACTTCCGCCGCCTGAATGCCGGTGAACCGCTGCTCAACAGCGCGGATCGACTGCTCGGTTACTGA
- the mrdA gene encoding penicillin-binding protein 2 → MPEPIPIKDHEKETRLVNKRLIACALFVFAVSCALVVRLYILQVVEFDYHSTISENNRVHVLPIPPTRGLIYDRNGVLLADNRPSYNLTITRERATDVNQELDEVINLLHLPAEDRTVFDKAMKQSRHPFTPVTLFYELTEEQIAVLAVNEFRLPGLDVEPQFVRNYPLGAHFAHSIGYVGRINEKEAKTLDSVEYRGTQSIGKTGIERFYEPQLHGHVGYEEVETNAQGRVLRVLKHTDPIPGKNIVLSLDIKLQEAAEAALGDRRGSVVALDPSTGEVLAMVSNPSFDPNLFVTGISSKEYSALRDSIDRPLFNRVLRGLYAPGSTIKPEVAIAGLDAGVVTPQTRVFDPGYYQLPDFDHKYRNWNHSGDGWVDMDAAIMRSNDTYFYDLAHKLGIDRLHDYMAMFGLGEKVSLDMFEESPGLMPSQAWKRATRRQAWFPGETVILGIGQGYMQVTPLQLAQATALIANKGIWNRPHLAKTVDGVAPVDEHPMPNILLKDPRDWEQVNHGMQMVMHDARGIARAAAAGAQYRIAGKSGTAQVVAIKQGERYNREKTLERHRDNALFVGFAPAEHPKIAISVMIENGEAGGRVAGPVVRQIMDAWLLDQDGHLKPQYAAPTKAPGDPHV, encoded by the coding sequence ATGCCTGAACCCATCCCCATCAAGGATCACGAAAAAGAGACGCGACTGGTCAACAAACGCCTGATCGCCTGTGCCTTGTTCGTCTTCGCCGTCAGTTGCGCCTTGGTTGTGCGCCTGTACATCCTGCAAGTCGTCGAGTTTGACTACCACTCGACTATCTCCGAAAACAACCGCGTCCATGTCTTGCCGATCCCGCCGACTCGCGGCCTGATTTACGATCGCAACGGCGTGTTGCTGGCCGACAACCGTCCCAGCTACAACCTGACCATCACCCGCGAACGCGCGACTGACGTCAACCAGGAACTGGATGAAGTCATCAACCTTCTGCACCTGCCCGCCGAAGACCGCACCGTCTTCGATAAAGCCATGAAGCAGTCGCGCCATCCATTTACACCCGTAACGCTGTTCTACGAGCTGACCGAAGAACAGATCGCCGTGCTGGCAGTCAACGAATTTCGCCTGCCGGGCCTGGATGTCGAGCCGCAATTCGTTCGTAACTACCCACTGGGCGCGCACTTCGCACACTCGATCGGCTACGTCGGCCGCATCAACGAGAAAGAAGCCAAGACCCTCGATTCCGTTGAATACCGCGGCACCCAATCCATCGGCAAGACCGGTATCGAACGCTTTTACGAGCCGCAGCTGCACGGCCACGTCGGTTACGAGGAAGTAGAGACCAACGCTCAGGGCCGCGTACTGCGCGTGCTGAAACACACCGATCCGATACCAGGCAAAAACATCGTCCTCAGCCTCGATATCAAGCTCCAGGAAGCCGCCGAAGCCGCACTGGGCGACCGTCGCGGCTCGGTTGTTGCACTGGACCCATCGACCGGCGAAGTGCTGGCCATGGTCAGCAACCCGAGCTTCGACCCCAACCTGTTCGTGACCGGTATCAGCTCCAAGGAATATTCCGCGCTGCGCGATTCCATCGACCGTCCGCTGTTCAACCGCGTGCTGCGCGGTTTGTATGCACCCGGTTCGACGATCAAGCCGGAAGTGGCCATCGCTGGCCTCGACGCCGGTGTCGTCACGCCACAAACCCGCGTCTTCGATCCGGGCTATTACCAACTACCGGACTTCGATCACAAATACCGCAACTGGAACCACAGCGGCGACGGCTGGGTGGACATGGACGCAGCGATCATGCGTTCCAACGACACCTACTTCTACGACCTGGCGCACAAGCTCGGCATTGATCGCCTGCACGATTACATGGCGATGTTCGGCCTCGGCGAGAAAGTCTCGCTCGACATGTTTGAAGAGTCGCCTGGTCTGATGCCGTCCCAAGCCTGGAAGCGTGCGACGCGCCGGCAAGCCTGGTTCCCCGGCGAAACCGTGATCCTTGGTATCGGTCAGGGCTACATGCAGGTCACGCCGCTGCAACTGGCTCAAGCCACCGCACTGATTGCCAACAAGGGCATCTGGAATCGTCCGCACCTGGCCAAGACTGTCGACGGTGTGGCGCCGGTGGACGAACACCCGATGCCGAACATCCTGCTCAAGGATCCGCGTGACTGGGAGCAGGTCAACCACGGCATGCAGATGGTGATGCACGATGCCCGAGGCATTGCTCGTGCGGCGGCGGCCGGTGCGCAATACCGCATCGCCGGAAAGAGCGGAACGGCGCAAGTGGTGGCGATCAAGCAGGGCGAGCGCTACAACCGCGAGAAAACCCTCGAACGTCACCGTGACAACGCCTTGTTCGTCGGCTTTGCGCCTGCCGAGCATCCGAAAATAGCGATCTCGGTGATGATCGAAAACGGCGAGGCCGGTGGCCGAGTCGCAGGTCCCGTGGTGCGGCAGATCATGGACGCCTGGCTACTCGACCAGGACGGTCACCTCAAGCCGCAATACGCGGCGCCGACCAAAGCGCCGGGCGATCCCCACGTGTAA
- the rhtA gene encoding threonine/homoserine exporter RhtA, translating into MNDQPRRLASTLFPVGLLLIAMASIQSGASLAKSMFPIVGAQGTTTLRLIFASVIMLLLLKPWRAKLTAKSLRTVIVYGMALGGMNFLFYMSLRTVPLGIAVALEFTGPLAVAIYASRRAIDFLWIALAAIGLLLLIPTGATTAGIDLVGAGYALGAGVCWALYILFGQKAGADNGVTTAALGVMIAALFVAPIGIVHAGSALLTPALIPIAIGVAILSTALPYTLEMVALTRMPARTFGTLMSIEPAFGALSGLLFLQEYLSLSQWMAILCIILASVGATMTMGSTAKPAIAAD; encoded by the coding sequence ATGAACGACCAGCCTCGCCGCCTTGCCTCAACCCTCTTCCCGGTTGGCCTGCTATTAATAGCCATGGCATCGATCCAGTCTGGCGCTTCGCTGGCTAAAAGCATGTTCCCCATCGTTGGCGCTCAAGGCACTACAACCCTGCGCCTGATCTTCGCCAGCGTGATCATGCTGTTATTGCTCAAACCCTGGAGAGCGAAGCTGACAGCCAAATCACTGCGCACAGTGATTGTCTATGGAATGGCGCTAGGAGGTATGAACTTCCTCTTCTATATGTCGTTACGCACTGTTCCGCTCGGCATCGCTGTTGCCCTGGAGTTCACCGGACCGCTGGCAGTCGCCATCTATGCCTCGCGTCGCGCGATCGACTTTCTCTGGATCGCCCTGGCTGCCATCGGCTTGTTGCTGTTGATACCAACCGGCGCTACGACAGCAGGTATCGATCTGGTCGGTGCAGGCTATGCACTGGGAGCCGGTGTTTGCTGGGCGCTATACATTCTGTTCGGTCAGAAGGCCGGCGCCGATAACGGCGTAACCACCGCGGCACTTGGCGTGATGATCGCAGCCCTGTTCGTCGCCCCCATCGGTATCGTCCACGCTGGCAGCGCATTGCTGACTCCCGCATTGATCCCGATCGCTATCGGCGTGGCGATCCTGTCCACTGCCCTTCCCTACACACTGGAAATGGTCGCCCTCACCCGCATGCCCGCCCGCACTTTCGGCACGCTGATGAGCATCGAACCGGCCTTCGGCGCGCTGTCGGGCCTGCTATTCCTTCAGGAATACCTTTCTTTGTCACAATGGATGGCGATCCTGTGCATTATTCTGGCCTCCGTCGGTGCAACCATGACCATGGGCAGCACTGCCAAACCCGCCATCGCGGCGGATTGA
- a CDS encoding LysR family transcriptional regulator, with protein MTSSANPWVGRRFLNDRLDWNLLRTYLVIGQEGSMSRAAARLHITQSAVSQALKRLEEQLDCVLIARSGRRFDLTETGEEVLRIAADIYGDISRLGTVVENRHDDVVGKIRILTVSGVQARHYDEFLADFHETHPKIELEVEVMGSSNIISSLLQKTATVGVGLCRLPQPRLEQRVLFRERYAYFCGQRHRLFGQQNLTLEQLAAENFVSFTSDQLGGNLSPLTLFRDQQGFTGKIVASSTSFEEIYRLICAGFGIGCLPTHLVRRDVEQGLLWRLPPEDGVVDFDIQLLWNREQKMTQAETVFLDSFQHMLSLREPVL; from the coding sequence ATGACTTCTTCCGCGAATCCCTGGGTCGGCCGGCGTTTCCTCAACGACCGGCTGGACTGGAACCTGCTGCGCACCTATCTGGTGATCGGTCAGGAAGGCAGCATGAGTCGCGCCGCTGCGCGATTGCACATCACGCAGTCGGCGGTCAGCCAGGCGTTGAAACGTCTCGAGGAGCAATTGGATTGTGTATTGATTGCGCGCAGCGGACGGCGCTTTGATCTGACGGAAACCGGGGAAGAAGTCCTGCGGATTGCGGCGGATATCTACGGCGATATTTCCCGTTTGGGCACCGTGGTCGAGAACCGCCATGACGATGTCGTGGGCAAGATCCGTATCCTCACTGTCAGTGGTGTGCAGGCGCGGCATTACGATGAGTTTCTTGCTGACTTCCACGAAACTCACCCGAAAATCGAGCTGGAAGTCGAGGTGATGGGCAGCTCGAACATCATCAGTTCGCTGCTGCAAAAGACCGCTACGGTGGGAGTGGGATTATGTCGTCTACCACAGCCCAGGCTGGAACAACGGGTATTGTTTCGTGAGCGCTACGCGTACTTTTGCGGGCAGCGGCATCGACTGTTCGGGCAGCAGAATCTGACGCTGGAGCAACTGGCGGCGGAGAACTTTGTCAGCTTCACCAGCGATCAGCTCGGCGGCAATCTTTCGCCACTGACGCTGTTTCGTGACCAGCAGGGCTTTACCGGCAAGATCGTCGCCTCTTCCACCAGTTTCGAAGAGATTTATCGTCTGATCTGTGCAGGGTTCGGGATTGGCTGTCTGCCGACTCACCTGGTACGACGGGATGTCGAACAGGGCTTGCTGTGGCGCTTGCCGCCGGAGGATGGGGTGGTGGATTTCGATATCCAGCTGCTGTGGAATCGCGAGCAGAAGATGACTCAGGCGGAAACGGTGTTCCTCGACAGCTTCCAGCACATGCTCAGCTTGCGTGAGCCTGTGCTGTGA
- a CDS encoding MFS transporter has protein sequence MHTTAQPRRAAAAAFIGTTIEFYDFYIYATAAALVLGQVFFPSSDPVTSTLAAFGSFAVGFIARPMAGMVFGHLGDRLGRKKMLLVTMALMGLATAGIGLLPSYASVGIWAPIGLIVLRLIQGISVGGEWGGAVLMASEHAPAKRKTFYASFAQLGSPAGLLLALIAFRLVTSLSPEDFLAWGWRLPFLASGVLMMVGLMIRSGVHESPEFAKAKDNNETAKYPVKDVIRQCWRQILFAAAAVTIGSAGFFFTNTFMITYVTQYQGIPRATILDCLFLVTIIQLLSQPLSALLAERIGEGRFLMLVALLCMVTPYPMFLLVGTQNILLMTLGIAVAVVILSALYAVIAGYMTQAFPVHLRYSGISIAYQLSCALAGGTTPLIGTLLASKFSGQWLPLAVFFTLLSALSLIGVCGPARLRANPVVLHTNKEVYS, from the coding sequence ATGCACACCACCGCTCAGCCGCGTCGCGCCGCGGCCGCTGCCTTCATTGGCACGACCATCGAGTTCTACGATTTCTATATCTACGCCACCGCCGCCGCACTGGTGCTCGGGCAAGTGTTCTTTCCCAGCAGCGATCCGGTGACCAGCACGCTCGCCGCGTTCGGCAGTTTCGCCGTCGGCTTCATCGCTCGTCCGATGGCGGGTATGGTGTTCGGCCATTTGGGCGACCGCCTCGGTCGCAAGAAAATGCTGCTGGTGACCATGGCACTGATGGGGCTGGCCACCGCTGGAATAGGTCTGTTGCCAAGCTACGCCAGCGTCGGCATCTGGGCGCCCATCGGACTGATCGTGTTGCGCCTGATCCAGGGCATCTCCGTCGGCGGCGAGTGGGGCGGGGCAGTATTGATGGCCAGCGAACATGCACCGGCCAAGCGCAAGACTTTCTATGCCTCGTTCGCCCAGCTCGGCAGCCCGGCGGGCTTGCTGCTGGCACTGATCGCGTTTCGTCTGGTGACGTCGCTGTCGCCGGAAGACTTCCTCGCCTGGGGCTGGCGTCTGCCGTTTCTCGCCAGCGGCGTGCTGATGATGGTCGGTCTGATGATCCGTTCCGGTGTGCACGAATCGCCGGAATTTGCCAAGGCCAAGGACAACAACGAAACCGCCAAATACCCGGTGAAAGACGTGATCCGTCAGTGCTGGCGGCAGATCCTGTTCGCGGCTGCCGCAGTCACCATCGGCTCGGCCGGCTTCTTCTTCACCAACACCTTCATGATCACCTACGTCACTCAATATCAGGGCATCCCAAGGGCGACCATTCTCGACTGCCTGTTTCTGGTGACGATCATTCAACTGCTGTCGCAGCCGTTGTCGGCGCTGCTCGCCGAGCGCATCGGCGAAGGGCGATTCCTGATGCTGGTGGCGTTGCTGTGCATGGTCACGCCGTACCCGATGTTCCTGCTGGTCGGCACTCAGAACATCCTGCTGATGACCCTCGGCATCGCCGTCGCGGTGGTGATTCTCTCGGCCTTGTACGCGGTGATCGCCGGGTACATGACCCAGGCCTTCCCGGTTCACCTGCGGTACTCGGGCATTTCCATCGCTTACCAGTTGAGCTGCGCGTTGGCCGGCGGCACCACGCCGCTGATCGGCACGCTGCTGGCCAGCAAGTTTTCCGGGCAGTGGTTGCCATTGGCGGTGTTCTTCACGCTGCTGTCGGCCCTGTCTCTGATCGGTGTCTGTGGCCCCGCACGTCTGCGGGCCAACCCGGTCGTCCTTCATACCAACAAAGAGGTGTATTCGTGA
- a CDS encoding zinc-binding dehydrogenase — protein sequence MDIANGPLRLVSLERPVAGAGQVLVRIEITAWEGLVDRARVSAGDKVLIHGGAGGVGHVAVQLARAFGAEVYATGSAGQRSIIEGYGATFIDYREDSVEDYVAEFTAGRGSTLSMTRSAARRWTPLSKPHGSTVGMCSAVSVGDSTVLRRCRFVGRRIRECSPWPLLTGRGCEHHGEILRQAAALIESGWLRPLVDPHRFTLETAGEAPELLATKAAQGRVVVEI from the coding sequence GTGGATATCGCCAACGGGCCGTTACGCTTGGTTTCCCTTGAACGCCCCGTGGCTGGTGCCGGGCAGGTATTGGTGCGGATCGAGATCACGGCGTGGGAAGGCTTGGTGGATCGGGCTCGGGTGAGTGCGGGGGATAAAGTATTGATTCACGGTGGAGCGGGTGGCGTCGGGCATGTGGCTGTACAACTGGCCCGTGCATTCGGTGCTGAAGTGTACGCAACAGGTTCTGCGGGACAACGCTCGATCATCGAGGGTTACGGCGCGACGTTCATTGATTATCGAGAGGACTCGGTCGAGGACTATGTCGCCGAGTTCACGGCGGGGAGGGGTTCGACATTGTCTATGACACGGTCGGCGGCGAGACGCTGGACGCCTCTTTCAAAGCCGCACGGATCTACAGTGGGCATGTGCTCAGCTGTCTCGGTTGGGGACAGCACAGTCTTGCGCCGTTGTCGTTTCGTGGGGCGACGTATTCGGGAGTGTTCACCTTGGCCGTTACTGACCGGCAGGGGTTGTGAGCATCATGGAGAAATTTTGCGACAGGCTGCCGCTCTGATTGAGTCCGGCTGGCTGCGACCGTTAGTCGATCCGCATCGGTTTACGCTGGAAACTGCCGGGGAGGCCCCTGAGCTGCTGGCAACGAAAGCAGCTCAGGGGCGTGTGGTCGTGGAAATTTAG
- a CDS encoding class II aldolase/adducin family protein, which produces MSKPVHIDPIEWQARCELAALYRLIAHFRMTDLIDTHITLRIPGPEHHFLINRYGVIFDRMRASDLVRIDQDGRIVDPEYAGHRVNAAGFVIHSAIHMARPDLNCVIHTHTAAGMAVAAQKQGLLPISQHALKFYGKLAYHTYEGIALSLDERERLIADLGPHRAMILRNHGLLVGGSSVAQAFQEIHFLERACQAQVQALAGGCELHFPSPEVCAHTAEQFDRDEQDNIIDLAWEAALTLIESQRESYLS; this is translated from the coding sequence GTGAGTAAGCCCGTTCACATTGACCCGATCGAATGGCAAGCCCGCTGCGAGCTCGCGGCGCTGTACCGCTTGATCGCGCACTTTCGCATGACCGACCTGATCGACACCCACATCACCCTGCGGATTCCGGGGCCGGAGCATCATTTCCTGATCAACCGCTACGGCGTGATCTTCGACCGCATGCGCGCCTCCGATCTGGTGCGCATCGATCAGGACGGGCGCATCGTCGACCCTGAATATGCCGGGCATCGTGTCAACGCCGCCGGCTTCGTGATCCACTCGGCAATCCACATGGCGCGGCCGGATCTGAACTGCGTCATCCATACCCACACCGCCGCCGGCATGGCTGTCGCGGCGCAGAAGCAAGGCCTGCTGCCGATCAGTCAGCACGCGTTGAAGTTCTACGGAAAACTTGCTTATCACACCTACGAAGGCATCGCCTTGTCGCTGGATGAGCGCGAGCGTTTGATCGCCGATCTCGGCCCGCACCGGGCGATGATCCTGCGTAATCACGGCTTGCTGGTTGGAGGTTCGAGCGTGGCCCAGGCATTCCAGGAAATTCACTTTCTGGAGCGCGCCTGTCAGGCCCAGGTACAAGCGTTGGCCGGCGGTTGCGAGTTGCATTTCCCGTCGCCGGAAGTCTGCGCCCACACCGCCGAACAGTTCGACCGCGATGAGCAGGACAACATCATCGACTTGGCCTGGGAGGCCGCACTGACCCTGATCGAATCCCAGCGCGAGTCCTATCTGTCATGA